In one Meiothermus sp. QL-1 genomic region, the following are encoded:
- a CDS encoding GGDEF domain-containing protein, with amino-acid sequence MEALRDEDLKLAELLERMQAELEQPIPRLERLRADLKSARAMLEARNQALLRSRNPELGEEDGLTGLLDRSAFERALQRVYEEGEAFSLVFVEVDGFAQLAGRFGQLADEVLRRVGQLVRRVLRASDVAGRVGEANLALILRGISNDRAFGVCERLRVAVLKYPWPSLHPELRVTLSLGFASRGDDSSAQHVMERAQRFLAEAIEAGRNQTFPGLYY; translated from the coding sequence ATGGAAGCACTTCGGGACGAGGATTTGAAGCTGGCGGAGCTACTCGAGAGAATGCAGGCCGAGCTCGAGCAACCCATCCCCCGCCTAGAGCGCTTGCGCGCCGACCTGAAGAGCGCTCGAGCCATGCTCGAAGCCCGTAACCAGGCCCTTTTGCGCTCCCGCAATCCAGAGCTTGGAGAAGAGGACGGCCTCACCGGCTTGCTGGACCGCTCGGCCTTTGAGCGGGCGCTTCAGCGGGTCTATGAGGAAGGGGAGGCCTTCAGCCTGGTATTCGTCGAGGTAGACGGTTTTGCCCAGCTTGCCGGGCGCTTCGGGCAACTGGCCGACGAGGTCTTGCGGCGGGTAGGGCAGCTTGTGCGCAGGGTTTTGCGGGCCTCGGATGTGGCTGGCCGGGTGGGGGAGGCCAACCTGGCCCTCATCCTGCGCGGCATTAGCAACGACCGGGCCTTTGGGGTTTGCGAGCGGCTGCGGGTGGCGGTGCTCAAGTACCCCTGGCCCTCCTTACACCCCGAGCTTAGGGTCACCCTGAGCCTGGGTTTTGCCAGCCGCGGCGACGATTCCTCGGCCCAGCACGTGATGGAGCGGGCCCAGCGCTTTCTGGCTGAAGCCATTGAGGCCGGGCGCAACCAGACCTTTCCCGGCCTCTATTACTGA
- a CDS encoding zinc ribbon domain-containing protein produces the protein MRAYTCPGCGTLFHRDVAAALNILARARTEPAGMDTARAVP, from the coding sequence ATACGGGCGTACACCTGCCCTGGGTGTGGGACGCTCTTCCACCGGGACGTGGCCGCAGCGCTGAACATCCTGGCCAGGGCTCGGACGGAGCCTGCGGGGATGGATACGGCAAGGGCCGTTCCGTGA